One genomic region from Vicia villosa cultivar HV-30 ecotype Madison, WI unplaced genomic scaffold, Vvil1.0 ctg.002430F_1_1, whole genome shotgun sequence encodes:
- the LOC131638807 gene encoding dehydration-responsive element-binding protein 1A-like: MFYTSDPILSSTSSSYNTSSPEWEMQLAASCPKKRAGRKIFKETRHPVYRGVRKRNLDKWVCEMREPNKKTRIWLGTFPTAEMAARAHDVAAMALRGRYACLNFADSVWRLPIPETSDTKDIQKAATEAAEAFRPDKTLVTKNFDIVVPVIIVPDFDIVVPDFDIVVPVIIVPVIATEKLNMFCIEEEEEEGVVNMPDMWRNMALMSPTHSFGDHEYEHIDEQDFQDDDEDFKKPVTVIWAVTAIGVLWSNFAVISRIMIVTMTANTPMFVFILVTLRCPHFFTSVIVCDTHKSSSILKVVVVMVLSIKLYCIFSLSSLAINF; the protein is encoded by the exons ATGTTTTATACTAGTGACCCCATTTTATCATCAACTTCATCTTCCTACAACACATCATCGCCAGAATGGGAGATGCAGTTAGCAGCGAGTTGCCCGAAGAAGCGAGCAGGAAGGAAGATATTCAAGGAAACTCGCCACCCGGTGTATAGGGGCGTGAGGAAGAGGAACTTAGATAAATGGGTGTGCGAAATGAGAGAGCCCAACAAGAAGACTAGAATTTGGCTAGGAACTTTTCCAACGGCCGAGATGGCAGCCCGAGCCCACGATGTTGCCGCGATGGCATTGAGAGGCCGCTACGCCTGTCTCAATTTTGCAGACTCGGTGTGGCGACTCCCTATTCCTGAAACCTCTGATACAAAAGATATACAAAAAGCGGCAACTGAAGCTGCCGAGGCTTTCAGACCAGACAAAACTTTAGTGACTAAGAACTTTGACATCGTTGTACCGGTCATCATTGTACCAGACTTTGACATCGTTGTACCGGACTTTGACATCGTTGTACCGGTTATCATTGTACCGGTCATCGCGACAGAGAAGTTGAATATGTTTTGtatagaagaggaagaagaagaaggagtggTGAACATGCCAGATATGTGGAGGAATATGGCTCTAATGTCCCCTACACATAGTTTTGGGGATCATGAGTATGAACATATTGATGAACAAGATTTTCAAGATGATGATGAG GATTTTAAAAAACCTGTTACAGTGATTTGGGCTGTGACTGCAATTGGAGTTCTTTGGTCAAATTTTGCAGTAATATCAAGGATCATGATCGTTACCATGACTGCAAACACGCCGATGTTTGTTTTCATTTTG GTAACTTTAAGGTGCCCGCATTTCTTTACGAGTGTTATAGTGTGTGATACACATAAAAGTTCATCAATACTAAAAGTGGTAGTGGTAATGGTTTTATCTATCAAATTGTATTGCATTTTTTCTTTATCTTCTTTGGCTATAAATTTCTAG